From one Streptomyces sp. NBC_01478 genomic stretch:
- a CDS encoding DUF6284 family protein, whose product MDHIVTVQDAVTAFADFMEPTDAELDAIELEMPAILADVDLLDAQIITLDRASTELDVRRIRRARRRLLTACRELANRTGDGMLPEVGA is encoded by the coding sequence ATGGACCACATCGTCACCGTTCAAGATGCTGTTACCGCGTTCGCCGACTTCATGGAGCCGACGGACGCCGAGCTGGACGCCATCGAGCTGGAGATGCCCGCGATCCTGGCGGACGTTGACCTGCTGGACGCGCAGATCATCACGCTGGACCGCGCTTCGACGGAGCTGGACGTCCGGCGTATCCGCCGGGCCCGGCGCCGTCTGCTCACCGCCTGCCGCGAGTTGGCGAACCGCACCGGCGACGGGATGCTGCCGGAGGTCGGCGCATGA